The DNA window ACAAAGTACTATTTTGCTTTGGAATGAACGCGTGGCAAACCACTATCAATGGCCGTTAGATTTGCCGTCTTCACTGGCGTTATTCTCAGGGCAAAACCAGTCATCGAGTGGGCCTTCTGTCTCTCTCGCCTATTGTGGGCATCAATTTGGCCACTTTAACCCGTCTCTTGGAGATGGTCGCGCCCAGTTAGTTGCTCAATTAGAGAGTGTTGATGGTGGTGTGGATGTGCAAACAAAGGGAAGTGGACCAAGCCGATTTTCTCGTGGAGGTGATGGATTAAGTGCAATGGGTCCCGTCATTCGAGAATTCATCATGAGTGATGCTATGTGGCATTTAGGTGTACCAACCACACATTGCTTGGGCGTTTTAGACACTCATCATGAGGTGTATCGCCAACAGCGAGAAGCCGGAGGTCTAAGTGTACGCATTGCGGACAGCCACATTCGAATAGGGAGTTTTCAATATGTTGCAATGCAGCACGATATTGAAAAACTAAACGCCTTGATGGAGTTAGCAATTTCGAGGCATTACACCGGCATCAAATCAATCGGTGAAGCCCGCGTGATTGAATTTTTGGAAGCTGTCTGTCAACAGCAAGCTAGATTAATCCTACACTGGTTGCGTATCGGTTTCGTGCATGGAGTGATGAACACGGATAATGCACTCGTGAGTGGTCAAACCATTGATTATGGCCCATGTGCCATGATGGAAAATTACAGCCTAGATACCGTGTTTAGCTCAATAGATAAACAAGGGCGTTACGCCTTTGGTCAGCAAGCAACCATAGCCAATTGGAATTGTGCTCGGCTCGCTGAATCGTTAATACCGCTTTTTGCTGATGAGCAAGTTGCGGTGAGCAAGCTATCTGAGGCGCTTTCTGCATTTGCTGTTGTTTTTAATGAGGGCTACGATCAATTGTGGTTCGATAAACTGGGTTTGAATAAAACGAAGGTTGAACATCAAACGTTGGTGGAAGAATTTAAAGCGCTACTAACAAAAACGAAAGCCGATTACACCAACACCTTTGCTGCGTTAACGATGAGCCTGACAAAGGGGACGTTTACGCCTTATGAATTGCCCGAACTTTTGGCTGACTGGCAGGCGAAATGGGCACGTTGTGTCGATAAAGCGTATGCGTTGCCTTTGATGCTACAAATGAATCCTGCGTTGATCCCTCGAAATCACTTGGTGGAGCATGCAATTTCAACAACCAAACAAGGTGATAAAACATTTATCACGGATTGGATGGTCGCGCTCTCCACTCCTTATGACTACGACAATGTTCCCGAACAATATGTTCAACCCGCGGCAGATGGTGGTGTTGGCTACCGTACTTTTTGTGGCACTTAAGCGAGCATGATATGAAACCCATTAATGTGCCTTCTCTTTCTTTTAAGGCCTTGTTTAAACAAGTATTAGAACATAAAAAAACACTCATTTTGGCACACGTTATTGCTATTTTCGCGACGCTTGTGAGTGTGCCCATTCCGATGATGATGCCGCTGTTGGTTGATGAAGTGTTGCTAAACAAGCCAGGCGCTGCAATCGATTGGTTAAATAAGCTCCTTCCTGAGCAATGGCATGGACCAATCGGATATGTGCTATGCATTTTATTTACCGTGATGTTCATGCGGCTCTGTGCACTGGGTTTAGGTGTTTGGCAATCGAGACAATTCACCATCATTGGCAAAGACATTAGTTTGTCTATTCGAGTGAGATTGCTCAAACACTTGCCATTGGTGAATCTAAAAACGTTTGAGACCGAAGGTGGGGCGGCTATCAGTTCTCGCTGTATCACGGATGTCGAAACAATCGATAAGTTTATTAGTCAAACGCTGTCTCGGTTTTTGTTAGGCATTTTAACCGTTGTTGGCACAGCTGCTGTATTGCTATGGATACATCCTGTACTTGGCGCCATTATTCTGTTTTTAAACCCAGCGGTAATTTATTTTTCTCGCCGTTTTGGGAAACACGTCAAAACACTTAAACGAGATGAGAATGCGGCCTTCGAAGCATTTCAGACTGCTTTAGTGGAAACGCTGGATGCAATTACGCAATTAAAAGCGTGTCGTCGAGAGCAAAACTACTTCTTCCAAGTAAGAGACGCTGCGGTGCATTTGAAAACCCAGTCGGTCAACGCTCAATGGAAAACGGATGCTGTAAATCGATTGAGTTTTACCGTGTTTTTACTCGGGTTTGAAGTATTCCGTGCGGTTGCCATGTTGATGGTCGTGTTTTCAGACCTTTCAATCGGACAGATGTTCGCTGTATTTGGTTATTTGTGGTTTATGATGGGCCCAGTTCAAGAGTTGCTCGGTATTCAATACGCCTATTACGGCGCAAGTGCAGCGCTTAAAAGACTCAACGATGTCTTTGCCTATGAGACCGAATCACAATTCGAATCGAAGGTCGATCCGTTTAAAACGGCTCAAAATATTGAGATCCGATTTGAGCAGGTCAATTTTGCGTATAAGCCTGAGCAACCTATTCTACAAGATGTGTCTTTAACTATCCCTAGAGGAAAAAAAGCGGCTGTAGTTGCTGTTTCAGGTGGTGGTAAATCGACGCTCGTGCAGTTGTTACTCGGTCTTTATGAGAAGCA is part of the Pseudoalteromonas xiamenensis genome and encodes:
- a CDS encoding protein adenylyltransferase SelO family protein encodes the protein MDFQPFRYTVLGDEFAVPTPRYTFTQSTILLWNERVANHYQWPLDLPSSLALFSGQNQSSSGPSVSLAYCGHQFGHFNPSLGDGRAQLVAQLESVDGGVDVQTKGSGPSRFSRGGDGLSAMGPVIREFIMSDAMWHLGVPTTHCLGVLDTHHEVYRQQREAGGLSVRIADSHIRIGSFQYVAMQHDIEKLNALMELAISRHYTGIKSIGEARVIEFLEAVCQQQARLILHWLRIGFVHGVMNTDNALVSGQTIDYGPCAMMENYSLDTVFSSIDKQGRYAFGQQATIANWNCARLAESLIPLFADEQVAVSKLSEALSAFAVVFNEGYDQLWFDKLGLNKTKVEHQTLVEEFKALLTKTKADYTNTFAALTMSLTKGTFTPYELPELLADWQAKWARCVDKAYALPLMLQMNPALIPRNHLVEHAISTTKQGDKTFITDWMVALSTPYDYDNVPEQYVQPAADGGVGYRTFCGT
- a CDS encoding ABC transporter ATP-binding protein, yielding MKPINVPSLSFKALFKQVLEHKKTLILAHVIAIFATLVSVPIPMMMPLLVDEVLLNKPGAAIDWLNKLLPEQWHGPIGYVLCILFTVMFMRLCALGLGVWQSRQFTIIGKDISLSIRVRLLKHLPLVNLKTFETEGGAAISSRCITDVETIDKFISQTLSRFLLGILTVVGTAAVLLWIHPVLGAIILFLNPAVIYFSRRFGKHVKTLKRDENAAFEAFQTALVETLDAITQLKACRREQNYFFQVRDAAVHLKTQSVNAQWKTDAVNRLSFTVFLLGFEVFRAVAMLMVVFSDLSIGQMFAVFGYLWFMMGPVQELLGIQYAYYGASAALKRLNDVFAYETESQFESKVDPFKTAQNIEIRFEQVNFAYKPEQPILQDVSLTIPRGKKAAVVAVSGGGKSTLVQLLLGLYEKQSGAIFINDTAVESVGYDLIREHVATVLQQPILFNASIRDNLSMGKTFTEEQFWQALEIAELKTTVESIEGQLDALVGRNGVRLSGGQRQRLAIARMVLADPKVVILDEATSALDVETEAKIHRNLAHFLQGRTTLIIAHRLSAIRQADVIYVLDDGQVSQAGDHISLLEEKGLYQTLFGHQL